A genomic stretch from Algoriphagus halophilus includes:
- a CDS encoding c-type cytochrome, translating into MKGLIFLMLPVFFFACAPKSSNEENTLAKISDPEVMKYAIAGKTLYENHCGNCHQSNGEGLGNLIPPLKDSDYFKASIHRSVWIMKYGQKGEITVNGKIYNQEMPASPRLTPLEISQISTYLYNIWGLEEGKITSSDVEKYLKAKPEF; encoded by the coding sequence ATGAAAGGTTTGATTTTCCTGATGCTTCCAGTTTTCTTCTTTGCTTGTGCTCCAAAATCATCCAATGAAGAAAATACGCTAGCCAAAATTTCAGATCCAGAAGTGATGAAATATGCGATTGCAGGAAAAACACTGTATGAAAATCATTGTGGAAACTGCCATCAGAGTAATGGAGAGGGATTAGGAAATTTAATTCCTCCTCTTAAGGATTCCGATTATTTCAAAGCAAGCATCCATAGAAGTGTATGGATCATGAAATACGGACAAAAAGGAGAAATTACGGTCAATGGTAAAATTTACAATCAAGAGATGCCAGCAAGTCCTAGGTTGACCCCATTGGAAATTTCTCAGATCAGCACCTATCTCTATAATATCTGGGGATTAGAAGAGGGGAAGATCACTTCATCTGATGTAGAAAAATATTTGAAAGCTAAGCCGGAATTTTAA
- a CDS encoding SCO family protein, which translates to MKFKVSIPLFTIIAFSLWQCNPAPVENEGPLPILGNFHVNEIEIEGKILKDTVYHTIADFAFVNQDGDTITNSDVNGKVYVADFFFTTCPTICPIMKKEMLRVYDQYKDHSNFKILSHSIDPRHDTQEVLKDYSVKLGIPDASTWNFLTGDSEKIFEIGQTSYLTTAMEDQNEAGGFLHSGAFLLIDQKGRIRGVYDGTKEDQVTKLINDIPKILGE; encoded by the coding sequence ATGAAATTCAAAGTTAGCATCCCTTTATTCACCATCATTGCCTTCAGTTTATGGCAATGCAATCCTGCACCTGTGGAAAACGAAGGACCACTACCAATCCTTGGTAATTTCCATGTCAATGAAATCGAAATCGAGGGAAAAATCCTGAAGGACACAGTATATCATACCATAGCCGACTTTGCATTTGTAAATCAGGACGGTGACACAATTACCAATTCGGATGTCAACGGCAAAGTATATGTGGCTGATTTTTTCTTTACTACTTGCCCTACGATTTGCCCTATCATGAAAAAAGAGATGTTAAGGGTCTATGACCAATACAAAGACCACTCAAACTTCAAAATTTTGAGTCATTCTATTGACCCAAGACACGATACTCAGGAAGTTTTGAAAGACTATTCTGTCAAATTGGGAATTCCAGATGCAAGCACTTGGAATTTCTTGACAGGAGATTCCGAAAAGATCTTTGAAATAGGACAAACCAGCTACTTGACTACAGCCATGGAGGACCAAAATGAAGCAGGTGGCTTTTTACACAGTGGTGCGTTTTTACTCATCGACCAAAAAGGTAGGATTAGAGGGGTGTACGATGGAACCAAAGAAGACCAAGTCACCAAATTAATTAATGATATTCCAAAAATTCTAGGAGAATGA
- a CDS encoding CopD family protein: MGFEYIKALHIIFVVTWFAGLFYIVRLFIYQTEAMERPEQERAILKPQLDLMASRLWYIITWPSAILTLIFGTWVLSYRVGYLEMGFMHAKLAFVLLLYGYHFGCHKLFKELQAGRTRWSSTQLRIWNEASTLLLFAIVFLIVLKNLLSMVWGLLGLIGLGITLMIAIRIYKKYRNKNS; encoded by the coding sequence ATGGGATTCGAGTACATAAAGGCTTTACACATCATTTTCGTAGTCACCTGGTTTGCAGGGCTTTTCTACATCGTTCGATTATTTATTTATCAGACGGAAGCAATGGAGCGACCGGAACAGGAACGTGCCATTCTAAAGCCTCAGCTTGACTTGATGGCTTCCAGACTTTGGTACATTATTACCTGGCCATCTGCCATTCTTACGTTAATCTTTGGAACATGGGTTCTAAGTTACCGAGTGGGTTATTTAGAAATGGGATTCATGCATGCCAAATTAGCTTTTGTTCTTCTGCTCTATGGCTATCATTTTGGTTGTCATAAATTATTCAAAGAATTACAAGCTGGTAGAACTAGATGGAGCTCAACTCAGTTGAGGATATGGAATGAGGCCTCCACCCTATTGTTATTTGCAATAGTATTCCTCATTGTTCTTAAAAATCTGCTCAGCATGGTTTGGGGTTTATTAGGTTTGATAGGCCTTGGAATCACCTTAATGATTGCCATCAGGATTTATAAAAAATACAGAAATAAAAATTCATGA
- the meaB gene encoding methylmalonyl Co-A mutase-associated GTPase MeaB yields MKKRLSLEAFKSGILKGDRVVLSRAITLVESSLEQDARLASQLVQDILPATGKSIRIGITGVPGVGKSTFIESFGNLLLEKGKKLAVLAIDPSSQKSKGSILGDKTRMKKLSLNKNAFIRPSPAGDTLGGVAAKTREAMLLCEAAGYDVILVETVGVGQSETSVKNMVDFFLLLVLAGAGDELQGIKKGIMEMADGIVINKADGDNLVLAKKAKSTYQNALHLFPLSESGWTPPVSIASSITNFGLDKIWDMISSYEAITLESGFKEKNRSEQRMKWLEENLQFLLIHRFLESPQIQAKLASEKVKVQSGEVSPLSLARELMDLFFKD; encoded by the coding sequence ATGAAGAAAAGATTAAGCCTAGAAGCATTTAAATCTGGAATTCTAAAAGGAGATAGGGTGGTACTAAGCCGCGCCATCACTTTGGTGGAAAGTAGTCTGGAACAAGATGCAAGATTAGCTTCTCAGTTGGTCCAGGATATTTTACCGGCTACAGGAAAATCAATTCGTATTGGGATTACGGGGGTTCCAGGGGTAGGGAAAAGTACATTTATAGAATCCTTTGGAAATCTTTTATTGGAAAAAGGGAAGAAGCTTGCTGTTCTGGCTATTGACCCAAGTAGTCAAAAGAGTAAGGGAAGTATCCTTGGTGACAAAACCCGAATGAAAAAATTGTCTTTGAATAAAAATGCCTTTATTCGACCCAGCCCTGCTGGAGATACCTTAGGAGGAGTGGCAGCTAAGACTAGGGAAGCCATGCTTTTATGTGAAGCAGCTGGATATGATGTGATTTTGGTGGAAACTGTGGGCGTAGGACAGTCAGAAACTTCCGTCAAAAATATGGTGGATTTCTTCCTATTGCTTGTCCTGGCAGGTGCAGGTGACGAGCTGCAGGGAATCAAAAAAGGAATTATGGAAATGGCTGATGGAATCGTAATCAATAAAGCAGATGGGGATAATTTAGTGTTGGCAAAAAAAGCTAAATCCACGTATCAAAATGCCTTGCATTTATTTCCTCTCAGTGAAAGTGGTTGGACACCTCCTGTTTCTATCGCATCTTCCATTACCAATTTTGGATTGGATAAGATCTGGGACATGATTTCAAGTTATGAAGCGATTACTTTGGAATCTGGGTTTAAGGAGAAAAACAGGTCTGAACAACGGATGAAATGGCTGGAAGAGAACCTTCAGTTTTTATTGATTCACAGATTTCTGGAGAGTCCTCAAATTCAAGCCAAACTTGCCTCGGAAAAAGTGAAAGTGCAATCCGGTGAAGTGAGCCCGCTTTCTTTGGCCAGAGAATTGATGGATTTATTTTTTAAAGATTAA
- a CDS encoding PdaC/SigV domain-containing protein — protein sequence MKAFSIILLLALIGCHSSKEERQSLSFSKKEFVTEPCSAEPCAKVKIGWEEAVGADAGTHINKAVLSHLLAYFRQDTVFADLATAAEDFVTSYNRFKQDFPDSPGGWTIEIDSEKTYESDSLVSIKFTEFNFTGGAHPNSSVNFLNFDKNSGSLLSEEQLILDQEKFLELAEQAFREYHQVEKGVALKDDGRFFLPDTGFFIPNAFGYEGDKLKLIYIPYEIGPYSLGYTELEFGLDELEGMVKK from the coding sequence ATGAAGGCGTTTTCAATAATCCTACTTCTCGCTTTGATAGGCTGTCATTCTTCCAAGGAGGAAAGGCAAAGTTTAAGTTTTTCAAAGAAAGAATTTGTCACAGAACCCTGTTCTGCTGAACCCTGTGCAAAAGTAAAAATTGGCTGGGAGGAAGCTGTTGGGGCCGATGCAGGAACTCACATCAATAAGGCTGTCCTTAGCCATTTGTTGGCTTATTTTAGGCAAGACACCGTCTTTGCAGATTTGGCAACAGCTGCTGAGGACTTTGTGACCTCCTATAATAGGTTCAAACAGGATTTTCCTGATTCTCCAGGGGGATGGACGATTGAAATTGACTCAGAGAAAACGTATGAGTCGGATAGTTTGGTCAGTATCAAATTTACTGAATTCAATTTTACAGGAGGAGCACATCCAAATTCCAGTGTCAATTTTTTAAATTTTGATAAGAACTCTGGATCCCTTCTGTCAGAGGAACAATTAATCCTTGATCAAGAAAAGTTTCTAGAATTAGCGGAACAAGCTTTTAGGGAATACCATCAAGTAGAAAAGGGTGTTGCTTTGAAGGATGATGGGCGCTTCTTTTTGCCTGATACTGGGTTCTTTATTCCAAATGCCTTTGGGTATGAAGGAGACAAGCTGAAGCTCATATATATCCCATATGAAATAGGCCCCTATTCCTTAGGGTACACAGAGTTAGAGTTTGGTTTAGATGAATTGGAAGGAATGGTAAAAAAGTGA
- the dnaA gene encoding chromosomal replication initiator protein DnaA, with translation MSSEASAVWNECLRVIEQHVNDQSFSTWFKPINPVKLEGTNLTIQVPSQFFYEWLEDNYVQVLKLAIKTTLGQGGRLEYAVVVDRGNSANQPYVVSYPQGNNGKKGAPNPPEEQRTPFEMKSLDAEALTKSNLNPNYTFSAYIEGDCNRLARSAGFAVATKPGITSFNPLMVYGGVGLGKTHLVQAIGNEIKNGPEDKFVLYVSSEKFVNQFMDSIKDGNVKSFTNFYMQVDVLIIDDIQFLAGKDRTQEMFFHIFNHLHQNKKQIIMTSDCPPRDLKGLEERLLSRFKWGLTADLQMPDFETRVAIIRRKMQSEGISIPDDVVEYLAYTVDTNVRELEGILISLIAHASLSRVEISLELAKTVMKNIIKDIETEVGIDYIQKTVSEYYGIALDDLKAKTRKKEIVVARQVAMYFSKEFTNHSLKSIGYHFGGRDHSTVIHAVQTVNDLMETDSSFRNAVNELKKKFKMRSY, from the coding sequence ATGAGTTCAGAAGCTAGCGCCGTTTGGAATGAATGTTTACGTGTTATCGAACAACACGTCAATGATCAGAGCTTTTCAACTTGGTTTAAGCCAATAAACCCAGTTAAACTCGAAGGAACAAATCTTACGATTCAGGTTCCTAGTCAGTTTTTTTACGAGTGGCTGGAAGATAATTATGTTCAAGTTTTAAAGCTTGCCATTAAAACGACTTTAGGCCAAGGTGGAAGGCTGGAATATGCCGTGGTGGTAGACCGTGGAAATTCTGCCAATCAACCCTATGTGGTTTCTTACCCGCAGGGAAACAATGGCAAAAAAGGTGCTCCAAATCCTCCTGAAGAACAACGCACTCCATTTGAAATGAAATCTCTGGATGCGGAGGCCCTGACAAAAAGCAACTTAAATCCGAATTACACTTTCTCAGCTTACATAGAAGGGGATTGTAATAGGTTAGCTAGATCAGCAGGGTTTGCAGTAGCTACCAAACCTGGCATTACTTCTTTCAACCCCTTAATGGTATATGGTGGAGTTGGACTGGGTAAAACCCACCTTGTACAGGCTATCGGAAACGAAATCAAAAATGGCCCTGAAGATAAGTTTGTGCTATATGTTTCCTCTGAGAAATTTGTGAACCAATTCATGGATTCCATCAAGGACGGAAATGTGAAGAGTTTCACAAACTTTTACATGCAGGTGGATGTCCTGATTATTGATGACATCCAATTCTTAGCAGGTAAAGACAGAACACAGGAAATGTTCTTCCATATCTTTAACCACTTACACCAAAACAAGAAGCAAATCATCATGACCTCTGATTGTCCTCCGAGGGATTTGAAAGGATTGGAGGAACGATTGCTTTCTCGTTTTAAATGGGGGCTGACGGCAGATCTTCAAATGCCTGATTTTGAAACCAGGGTAGCAATTATTCGAAGAAAAATGCAGTCTGAAGGAATTTCTATTCCAGATGACGTGGTAGAATACTTGGCTTATACAGTCGACACCAACGTACGCGAGCTGGAAGGTATTCTTATTTCATTGATTGCACATGCTTCCTTGAGTCGGGTGGAAATCAGCCTAGAGCTTGCCAAGACGGTGATGAAAAACATCATCAAAGACATAGAAACTGAGGTTGGGATTGATTATATCCAAAAAACAGTTTCCGAATATTATGGTATTGCGCTTGATGACCTCAAAGCAAAAACACGTAAAAAAGAAATTGTGGTGGCGAGACAGGTAGCCATGTATTTTTCTAAAGAATTCACCAACCACTCTTTAAAGTCTATTGGATATCATTTTGGAGGTAGAGACCATTCCACGGTAATCCATGCTGTACAAACAGTAAATGACTTAATGGAAACGGATAGCTCTTTCCGAAATGCAGTGAATGAATTAAAGAAAAAATTCAAAATGAGATCCTATTAA
- a CDS encoding methylmalonyl-CoA mutase family protein, with translation MIKESFYNFLDVTKEQWVEQVKKDLKGKDFKQTLIHKVWNEVEVLPFYCPEDIAKPISAIRFHEEAKLPGFSPRIWNNAVSFYPTDDKDCNQEILSVLQQGADAIIIHLRGTENLHEILKGVMTEFIQLYFVPLSSPRILFNQIMDWIESLHVKPGMLQGAILWSPTSDLIKRNGDFQENIKLGAEMIGKLSAFRDFYPMTLNFSMYEDSGANGIQQSFLGLAEMVEMMDAFIKEAVSTAMLFDNMAVYCSVGELFFPEIAKLKAIRILLQELAFNLGQEISPASLHFIISSSTWSKSLMDQNSNLIRQTYEAMSAIFGGADTLWVRPALGEKASELEKRMARNVSNILKEESYLDKVMDPAAGSYYIDSLVENLRKKILEELRNLEEKGGWLKNFKSRQIQEIVRKERSLIQESYVTQEKIKVGANKYEEKDDSAGKISFEKIVEESHELKPSRATYLLEKKTLNQS, from the coding sequence ATGATAAAAGAATCTTTTTACAATTTTTTGGATGTTACAAAAGAGCAGTGGGTTGAGCAGGTAAAAAAAGACTTGAAAGGAAAGGATTTTAAACAGACCTTAATCCATAAAGTGTGGAATGAAGTGGAAGTTCTCCCGTTTTATTGTCCCGAGGATATCGCTAAACCTATTTCTGCAATCAGATTTCACGAAGAAGCTAAATTACCTGGCTTTTCTCCAAGAATCTGGAATAACGCCGTTTCTTTTTATCCAACTGATGATAAAGATTGTAATCAAGAAATCCTTTCTGTTTTACAGCAAGGGGCAGATGCTATCATCATTCACCTTCGAGGAACAGAAAACTTACATGAGATTTTGAAAGGGGTAATGACGGAGTTTATTCAACTTTATTTTGTACCTCTTTCTTCACCAAGAATCCTATTTAATCAAATTATGGATTGGATTGAATCCCTTCATGTGAAGCCCGGAATGCTACAAGGTGCAATCCTTTGGTCACCCACTTCGGATTTAATCAAACGGAATGGGGATTTTCAAGAAAATATAAAATTAGGTGCTGAAATGATCGGAAAGCTTTCGGCTTTCCGTGATTTTTACCCCATGACCTTGAATTTCTCCATGTATGAGGATTCCGGAGCAAATGGCATTCAGCAGAGTTTCTTAGGGTTGGCTGAGATGGTAGAAATGATGGACGCATTCATTAAAGAAGCGGTGTCTACAGCCATGCTTTTTGATAATATGGCAGTATACTGTAGTGTTGGAGAGTTGTTTTTTCCAGAAATCGCCAAGCTGAAAGCTATTAGAATTTTATTGCAAGAGCTTGCTTTTAACCTAGGGCAGGAAATATCTCCTGCTTCGCTTCATTTTATCATTTCCAGTAGTACTTGGAGTAAATCTTTGATGGATCAAAATTCAAACTTAATCAGACAAACCTATGAAGCCATGTCTGCCATCTTTGGGGGAGCAGATACTCTTTGGGTTCGTCCAGCATTAGGAGAAAAAGCCTCCGAATTAGAAAAAAGAATGGCCAGAAATGTTTCCAACATTCTGAAAGAAGAAAGCTATTTGGATAAAGTGATGGATCCCGCCGCAGGGTCTTATTATATAGATTCACTGGTAGAAAATCTAAGAAAAAAAATCTTGGAGGAATTAAGGAATCTTGAAGAGAAAGGAGGTTGGCTGAAGAATTTCAAATCTCGGCAAATCCAGGAGATAGTGAGAAAGGAGCGGAGTTTAATTCAAGAATCTTATGTAACCCAGGAGAAAATAAAAGTGGGGGCAAATAAATATGAGGAAAAAGATGATTCAGCTGGGAAAATATCCTTTGAGAAGATAGTTGAGGAATCGCATGAACTGAAGCCTTCTCGAGCTACTTATTTATTAGAAAAGAAAACCCTAAACCAATCATGA
- the scpA gene encoding methylmalonyl-CoA mutase, translated as MRPDFNNWQRKPSIEGKTQVKEEVWDSPEQIKVPSEFDPQAIQKLPHIHFAAGIPPYLRGPYSTMYAIRPWTIRQYAGFSTAEESNAFYRRNLAAGQKGLSVAFDLATHRGYDSDHPRVVGDVGKAGVAIDTVEDMKILFDQIPLDHMSVSMTMNGAVIPILAFYIVAAEEQGVKPAQLSGTIQNDILKEFMVRNTYIYPPQPSMKIIADIFEYTAENMPKFNSISISGYHMQEAGATADLELAYTLADGWEYLKTGVKAGLDIDDFAPRLSFFWAIGMNYFMEIAKMRAGRLLWAKIVQKFNPKSPKSLALRTHCQTSGWSLTEQDPFNNVTRTAVEAMGAVMGHTQSLHTNSLDEAIALPTDFSARIARNTQLVLQEELGIAHVVDPWGGSYYVEYLTDQLVKRAWELIEEVEKLGGMAKAIESGLPKLRIEEAAAKKQARIDSGKDIIVGVNRFQVEDESEIEVRDVDNQAVRESQVARIKRVKSERDPEEVEKSLQAITECARSGNGNLLELAIDAARNRATLGEISIAMEEVYGRHQAQNKSITGVYAAEVKNQESFQKAIALSDKFAEEEGRRPRIMVAKMGQDGHDRGAKVIATGFADLGFDVDIGPLFQTPEEVAEQAIENDVHVVGVSSLAAGHKTLVPQLIHALKELGRPDIMVVAGGVIPSKDYQFLFDAGVAAVFGPGTVLSDAAIKVLTKLSEE; from the coding sequence ATGAGACCTGATTTTAATAATTGGCAGAGAAAACCATCCATTGAGGGTAAAACGCAGGTAAAAGAAGAGGTGTGGGATTCTCCTGAACAAATCAAAGTCCCTTCAGAATTTGATCCTCAAGCGATTCAGAAACTTCCTCATATTCATTTTGCGGCGGGGATTCCTCCTTATTTAAGAGGACCTTATAGTACCATGTATGCGATCAGACCATGGACCATACGTCAATATGCAGGTTTTAGCACAGCAGAGGAATCCAATGCTTTTTACAGAAGAAATTTAGCTGCAGGGCAAAAAGGACTTTCAGTGGCATTTGATCTTGCAACCCATAGGGGATATGACTCAGATCACCCGAGGGTAGTGGGAGATGTGGGAAAAGCTGGAGTAGCGATAGATACTGTGGAGGATATGAAAATTCTTTTTGATCAAATTCCTTTGGATCATATGTCCGTATCCATGACGATGAATGGTGCGGTGATTCCGATTTTGGCATTTTATATCGTAGCTGCCGAGGAGCAAGGGGTGAAACCAGCCCAGTTAAGTGGGACGATCCAAAATGATATTTTAAAGGAGTTTATGGTTCGGAATACCTATATCTATCCTCCTCAACCTTCGATGAAAATCATAGCTGATATTTTTGAATATACAGCGGAAAACATGCCCAAGTTCAATTCCATTTCCATTTCTGGTTATCATATGCAAGAAGCGGGTGCAACCGCAGATTTAGAGTTGGCTTATACCCTGGCAGATGGTTGGGAATATTTGAAAACAGGGGTAAAAGCTGGTTTGGATATAGATGATTTTGCGCCAAGACTCTCATTTTTCTGGGCCATAGGAATGAATTATTTCATGGAGATTGCCAAGATGAGAGCAGGAAGACTATTGTGGGCCAAAATTGTCCAGAAGTTTAATCCAAAGTCTCCAAAATCCTTGGCTTTAAGAACTCATTGTCAAACCTCAGGTTGGTCCTTGACAGAGCAAGATCCTTTTAACAACGTGACCAGAACAGCGGTGGAGGCAATGGGTGCAGTCATGGGGCATACCCAATCTTTGCATACGAATTCTTTGGATGAAGCCATTGCTTTACCGACCGACTTTTCTGCAAGAATTGCACGTAATACCCAACTTGTCTTGCAGGAAGAATTAGGAATTGCGCATGTGGTGGATCCTTGGGGAGGTTCTTATTATGTGGAATATTTGACTGACCAATTGGTAAAGAGAGCTTGGGAATTGATCGAAGAGGTGGAGAAATTGGGGGGGATGGCAAAAGCGATTGAATCTGGACTTCCAAAATTGAGAATTGAAGAAGCTGCGGCAAAAAAGCAAGCAAGAATTGACAGTGGGAAGGACATCATTGTAGGGGTAAACCGGTTTCAAGTGGAGGATGAATCAGAGATTGAAGTGAGGGATGTAGATAACCAAGCAGTAAGAGAATCTCAGGTAGCGAGAATTAAGCGAGTAAAATCAGAAAGAGATCCAGAAGAGGTCGAAAAAAGTCTTCAGGCAATTACTGAATGTGCCAGATCAGGGAATGGAAATCTACTGGAGTTAGCTATTGATGCGGCTAGGAATAGAGCGACTTTGGGAGAAATTTCCATAGCTATGGAAGAGGTATATGGAAGACATCAGGCTCAAAATAAATCGATCACAGGAGTTTATGCAGCAGAAGTGAAAAATCAAGAATCTTTTCAAAAGGCCATTGCCCTCTCAGATAAATTTGCGGAAGAGGAAGGAAGAAGACCAAGAATCATGGTCGCGAAAATGGGACAGGATGGACATGATCGGGGAGCTAAAGTCATTGCCACCGGTTTTGCTGATCTAGGGTTTGATGTGGATATCGGACCTTTGTTCCAAACTCCGGAAGAGGTGGCAGAACAGGCGATAGAGAATGATGTGCATGTGGTAGGAGTGTCTTCCTTGGCTGCCGGACATAAAACCTTGGTTCCTCAGTTAATTCATGCCTTGAAGGAATTGGGAAGACCAGACATTATGGTGGTTGCAGGAGGAGTGATCCCTTCCAAAGATTATCAATTTCTTTTTGATGCGGGTGTAGCAGCGGTTTTTGGGCCTGGGACTGTGTTGTCAGATGCGGCCATCAAAGTATTAACAAAGTTGTCCGAAGAGTGA
- a CDS encoding AGE family epimerase/isomerase yields MKLSFFLLFSSLLMLFSCKEKESVKNPKEVLADQMEQHLKTEVLDQWYPQAMDTIDGGFLSNFSYDFIPGEKQEKMIVTQSRHVWTNSKASKKYPETSYYLKGAKHGYEFLKDKMWDPEHGGFYWLVDKQGNPIGDPMKTAYGNAFGIFALAAYYDATKDESALELAQDAFQWLDLHAHDSIYGGYYQHLAPDGTPISRSSATLSTSDLGYKDQNSSIHILEAFTELYQVWPDQILKKRLEEMLLLIQDQIVTEKGYLTLFLLRDWTPVTFRDSTDEVILNHHNLDHVSFGHDVETGFLMIEASEELGWAHDETTHRIAKKMIDHALEFGWDYEVGGFYDEGYYFNDGFRITHDTKNWWAQAEGMNALLLMAELYPEDPQDYFQKFLTLWGYTDTYLIDHEHGDWYSGGLDKQPELRTVGKGNIWKGIYHHYRSLDHCISRLREMSEQEGVELDVN; encoded by the coding sequence ATGAAGCTCTCCTTTTTCTTACTTTTTTCTTCCCTATTGATGCTGTTTTCGTGTAAAGAAAAAGAAAGTGTCAAGAATCCTAAGGAAGTCCTTGCAGACCAAATGGAGCAGCACCTCAAAACAGAGGTTTTGGATCAATGGTATCCCCAAGCAATGGATACCATCGATGGAGGGTTCTTAAGTAATTTTTCCTACGATTTTATTCCTGGAGAAAAACAGGAGAAAATGATTGTGACCCAATCCCGCCATGTTTGGACGAACTCGAAAGCTTCCAAGAAGTATCCAGAGACTTCCTATTATTTGAAGGGAGCCAAACACGGGTATGAATTTTTAAAAGATAAAATGTGGGACCCCGAACATGGAGGGTTTTATTGGTTGGTGGACAAACAGGGGAATCCAATTGGGGACCCGATGAAAACGGCCTATGGAAATGCCTTTGGTATCTTTGCATTAGCTGCCTATTATGATGCTACCAAGGATGAATCCGCTTTAGAATTGGCTCAGGATGCCTTTCAATGGCTGGACTTACATGCCCATGACTCTATCTATGGAGGATATTACCAGCATTTAGCCCCAGATGGAACCCCGATTTCTAGATCAAGTGCTACTCTTTCAACCTCTGATTTGGGATATAAGGACCAAAATAGCTCAATCCATATTTTGGAGGCATTTACGGAATTGTACCAGGTATGGCCAGATCAAATTTTGAAAAAGAGATTGGAGGAGATGTTATTATTGATCCAGGATCAGATAGTGACTGAAAAAGGGTATTTGACCTTATTCTTGTTACGGGATTGGACTCCCGTAACCTTTAGAGATTCTACAGATGAGGTGATTTTGAATCATCATAACCTCGATCATGTTTCTTTTGGTCACGATGTGGAAACGGGCTTTTTAATGATTGAAGCTTCAGAAGAATTGGGCTGGGCTCATGATGAAACCACTCATCGAATTGCCAAGAAGATGATTGATCATGCCCTGGAATTTGGATGGGATTATGAAGTAGGAGGCTTTTATGATGAGGGATATTATTTCAACGATGGATTCCGGATTACTCATGATACCAAAAATTGGTGGGCACAGGCAGAGGGGATGAATGCACTTCTTTTAATGGCAGAATTATATCCGGAAGATCCCCAAGACTATTTTCAGAAATTCTTAACGCTCTGGGGATATACCGATACCTACCTTATAGATCATGAACATGGAGACTGGTACTCAGGTGGATTAGATAAGCAACCTGAATTGAGGACGGTGGGGAAAGGAAATATCTGGAAAGGTATTTATCATCACTATCGATCATTGGATCATTGTATTTCTCGTTTAAGAGAAATGAGTGAACAAGAAGGGGTTGAACTTGATGTCAATTGA
- a CDS encoding AtuA-related protein, whose amino-acid sequence MKTKLSKIAHGRAGDKGNTLLLSLIPYDPLNFEKLVNYVTIERVKSHLHHQLKGEIKRFVLPELKAIQFICQDSLGTGVTTSIAMDTHGKSLSYALLEMEIEIN is encoded by the coding sequence ATGAAAACAAAACTCTCAAAAATCGCTCATGGAAGAGCCGGAGATAAAGGAAATACCTTGTTGCTTTCACTGATCCCCTATGATCCTCTCAATTTTGAAAAACTGGTCAATTATGTGACAATAGAACGTGTAAAAAGTCATTTACACCATCAACTCAAAGGAGAGATCAAACGATTTGTTTTGCCGGAATTAAAGGCTATCCAATTCATTTGTCAGGATTCATTGGGGACTGGAGTAACCACCTCTATAGCAATGGACACCCACGGAAAATCTCTAAGTTATGCCTTGTTGGAAATGGAAATAGAAATCAATTGA